A single window of Nicotiana sylvestris chromosome 3, ASM39365v2, whole genome shotgun sequence DNA harbors:
- the LOC104236767 gene encoding DELLA protein GAI1-like, translated as MKRGHTMPYEQLEDSFSGGCSSAAGGGGCSGKGKMWEEDGGVDDELLAVLGYKVKASDMAEVAQKLEQLEEVMGSVEQDNLSFLASETVHYNPSDLSSWLESMISELNPQDPFSNSSSSFPTNQVYEDSSSFDSDLTAIPGKAVFPQIENPAHEPQVQQPQSKRFKPTTATELSSSSSSSISVGGGMWGSFQSESISTRPAESTRPVVLVDSQGNGVRLVHTLMACAEAIQQEKMKLAEALLKQIGFLAVSQAGAMRKVATYFAEALARKVYRLYPSNPNDPAFTDLLQMHFYETCPYLKFAHFTANQAILEAFANKNKIHVIDFSMKQGMQWPALLQALALRPGGAPTFRLTGIGPPSQDNTDHLQQVGWKLAQLAESINVEFEFRGFVANTLADLDASMFDIREGETVAVNSMFELHQLLARPGGIEKVLSFVKDLKPEIFTIVEQEANHNGPVFMDRFTESLHYYSTLFDSLEGCGSGGELGPVSDQDKLMSEVYLGRQICNLVSCEGVDRVERHETLAQWRTRFNSAGFEPVHLGSNAFKQASMLLALFAGGGGYKVEENNGCLMLGWHTRPLIATSAWKLSS; from the coding sequence atgaagagaGGGCACACGATGCCGTATGAGCAACTGGAAGATTCATTTTCAGGTGGTTGTAGCTCCGCCGCGGGTGGCGGCGGTTGTTCCGGAAAAGGAAAGATGTGGGAGGAAGATGGAGGAGTTGATGATGAGCTGCTCGCTGTTTTGGGTTACAAAGTGAAGGCATCAGACATGGCTGAAGTTGCTCAGAAACTGGAACAGCTTGAGGAAGTTATGGGTAGTGTTGAACAAGATAATCTTTCATTTCTTGCTTCTGAAACTGTTCATTATAACCCTTCAGATCTCTCATCTTGGCTTGAATCTATGATATCTGAGCTCAATCCGCAAGACCCTTTTTCCAATTCATCTTCCTCCTTCCCAACAAATCAAGTTTATGAGGATTCCTCCTCCTTCGATTCAGATCTAACAGCTATTCCAGGTAAAGCCGTTTTTCCCCAAATTGAAAATCCAGCTCATGAACCGCAGGTGCAGCAGCCACAGAGCAAACGATTCAAACCCACTACAGCAACAGAGTTATCGTCGTCGTCCTCTTCAAGCATCTCCGTGGGGGGTGGTATGTGGGGAAGTTTTCAGAGCGAGTCAATTTCCACACGGCCGGCTGAGTCAACTCGGCCCGTGGTGCTTGTTGACTCGCAAGGCAACGGCGTTCGGCTCGTCCATACATTAATGGCATGTGCAGAAGCAATTCAACAGGAGAAGATGAAATTAGCTGAAGCTCTATTGAAGCAAATTGGATTCTTAGCTGTGTCACAAGCTGGGGCAATGAGAAAAGTCGCGACGTATTTCGCTGAAGCTCTGGCAAGGAAAGTTTACAGATTGTACCCTTCAAACCCTAACGATCCTGCCTTCACCGACCTTCTACAGATGCACTTTTACGAGACTTGCCCTTACCTTAAATTCGCTCATTTCACTGCAAATCAAGCCATTCTTGAAGCTTTTGCAAACAAGAATAAAATCCATGTGATTGATTTCAGTATGAAACAAGGTATGCAATGGCCTGCTTTGTTACAAGCCTTAGCGTTAAGGCCAGGTGGTGCACCAACTTTCAGATTAACTGGAATTGGTCCGCCATCACAAGATAACACAGACCATTTGCAACAAGTTGGTTGGAAATTAGCTCAATTGGCAGAATCAATCAATGTTGAATTCGAATTTAGGGGCTTTGTTGCCAACACTTTAGCTGATCTCGATGCGTCCATGTTCGATATCCGTGAAGGCGAAACTGTTGCAGTGAATTCCATGTTCGAATTACATCAGTTGCTAGCTAGGCCTGGAGGTATAGAGAAGGTGTTGTCATTTGTGAAGGACTTGAAACCTGAGATTTTCACTATCGTCGAGCAAGAAGCTAATCACAATGGACCGgttttcatggaccggttcacgGAGTCATTGCATTATTACTCAACCCTTTTTGACTCGTTGGAGGGTTGCGGCAGCGGTGGCGAATTAGGGCCGGTGAGTGACCAAGATAAGTTGATGTCGGAGGTGTATCTAGGGCGGCAAATCTGCAATTTGGTGTCGTGTGAGGGTGTAGACCGAGTTGAGAGGCACGAGACATTGGCTCAGTGGAGAACCCGGTTTAACTCGGCTGGTTTTGAGCCGGTTCATTTAGGTTCTAATGCATTTAAACAAGCTAGTATGTTACTAGCTTTGTTTGCTGGTGGTGGTGGATACAAAGTGGAAGAAAATAATGGTTGTTTGATGTTGGGTTGGCATACAAGGCCCCTAATTGCTACCTCTGCTTGGAAACTCAGTAGTTAA